The nucleotide sequence AAGCTCAACCCTATTTAACAAAATCTTATTCCTTAGGTTGTTTTTTCTCTCCATTGGGTTTTCTTGTGTATCACATGAGAAGCACTGATATTGAGTTCATGGAAGATACACAAAAGGTATAAAAGTTCAGCATTACAAACCTGTGGCAAATAAGTAGCTGTGATTGGAGTACTTTCCAAGGTTTATTAGAACTAAAAGTCATATCATAAGAGGTGTCCTCTGCATACATATGGTTTGTCACTGGCCATCTTATAGGTATTGCTTATGTTTGATCCTTAGCATTTCTGTCTGTGTTGTGGGCtttgaaatgaaatataaataatttatattttaaaaattctactgaAGTTGTTCAACCCATCAATATTTAGGTCAAGCATTGAAGAAAAAACTCTTGACAATATCTAGGTGAGTATCTAGCAGCTAGTGAAGTTAAAAATTTTCTCACATGCAACAAAATtagaagtataataaaataaacaataaaaatattaaaaaattttaaggctttatcagtttcaaataatttgtaaGCATTCACTACTTAGATGTATAATGTCTATCTATAAATAttagataatatttataatttgttaaTTTGCTTATGTAATTTAATACATTACAATTTATATCAGTAAATAAATTACATTGAAGCCCATAAGCAAATTTAGTTATAAAgttcagttaaatttgaatagaatttaaatctaatttttagcttaaaattttcatttggttatttttaaaccTGCATTGAATTAAAAGATTAAACTTTGTGCTTTTTGAGTATAGAGATATACACATAGTACACAAATAGATACATACTATATCTGTGTTATTAAATTTTCACAGTGggttcaattaggaaaaaaatattttaaaagtctctgGGAACAAGATGGGGGAGGCAATAATGAAAAACCAAatggttgagaaacactgctctcAACTCATGTAAAGAGTGCATGAaggaaagcaaaaacagaaatggaaagtGGCCCAGGAGCATTAAGAAAGTGGAAATCAGTATGTTCCCTATTTAAGTCATCGGCTCGAAGCAAGGCCTTCAGAAAACCTAGAGCCCAAGGTTCAGAGTCACCCATCTCAGCAAGCCCAGAAGCATCTGCAATATCTACGATGGCATTGCCCTTTGCTTTACTGATGGCCCTGGTGGTGCTCAGCTGCAAGTCAAGCTGCTCTCTGGGCTGTGATCTGCCTGAGACCCACAGCCTGGATAACAGAAGGACCATGATGCTCCTGAAACAAATGAGCAGAAtctctccttcctcctgtctGATGGACAGACATGACTTTGGATTTCCCCAGCAGGAGTTTGATGGCAACCAGTTCCAGAAGGCTCCAGCCATCTCTGTCCTCCATGAGCTGATCCAGCAGACCTTCAACCTCTTTACCACAAAAGACTCATCTGCTGCTTGGGATGAGGACCTCCTAGACAAATTCTGCGCTGAACTCTACCAGCAGCTGAATGACTTGGAAGCCTGTGTCATGCAGCAGGAGAGGGTGGGAGAAACTCCCCTGATGAATGCGGACTCCACCTTGGCTGTGAAGAAATACTTCCGAAGAATCACTCTCTATCTGACAGAGAAGAAATACAGcccttgtgcctgggaggttATCAGAGCAGAAATCATGAGATCCTTCTCTTTATCAACAAACTTGCAAGAAAGATTAAGGAGGAAGGAATAACACCTGGTCCAACATGAAAACAATTCTTATTGACTCATACACCAGCTCACACTTTCATGAATTCTGCCATTTCAAAGACTCTCACTCCTGCTATAACTATGATCATGCTGATAAATTGatttatctatttaaatatttatttaactatttataagatttaaattatttttgttcgTATAACGTCAGGTGCACGTTTACACTGTGGCTAGtgtaataaaacattttccttGTATCTActcaattctttattttatgttgttCATTAAACTTTTACTATAGGAACTTCTTGTATGTGTTCATCCTTTAACATGAAATTCTTATCCTGACTGCAACCTGATTAGAGAATAAAGGGTAAAATTTATTTACTCATCATTATTATATGAGAGATGTAAGTAAAAATGACCTTTCTCTAAACCAGGTTGCATGTTGTACTCAATATGTAAAGGTAAATACAATAAATCTATTTTCTACTCTCTTGCATATTTGATTTTTGTAGGGAATCaaactaaaaatagtaataatatttaatatcagTTATGCTAAGTACtctaaggagaaaaaagaacaaacgaCGATTTCTTTTGGCAGCATGTAAACTGAAACATgtcaggaaataaaaatagagatatcCTCTGTAAGTTGACTGGTATAACATGTGGTAGAAACCGTCTGTTGCCAGTTGGATACATGAGTTTTCAAATTATAAGGAATGCAATTGCTGTGGTTTCATATGTGGCAAGCAAAATCCCAGAAATGGAAGTGCTCATGTGTGGAGAGAGTGTAGAGGGAGAAAAAGACTTAAGCATGATTCTGAGGACCTTCTACCTttaaagggagggaagagaaaagcCACAGAGGAAGCAGAGGGATTGACAAAAAGAGAGAATGGTGATTAATATGgtctggatctgtgtccctgcccaaatctcaggCAGACCAGCctctagaatatatatatatatacacacacacacacacactatatatatagtgtgtatatataaaacatatatgtatacatgtgcttttcttattttataaatatatggttatcattttcttaattactacATATATATCAGAAaagggactgggtgcagtggctcatgtttgtaatctcagcactttgggagccgaggggggtggatcacttgagttcaggagttcaagaccagcctggacaatatggtgaaactctgtctctactaaaaatacaaaatttggccaggcgtggtgttgggtgcctgtaatcccatctattcgggaggctgaggtggagaatcacttgaaccctggagatagAGATGGCGCCTCTGCACTACAGcccctgggtgacagaccaagactccgtctcaaaaagaaaaaaaagaaatagaaaaagaaaaagagaaaatggaaaagggaATGCTCTCTCCTTAATCTCCATAACACATAATAATCTAAAGAGCAGAATTCTTGGAGTATTCAGGAGAAAACTGGAGAATAGTCACCCTTCATACTGAAGATAAGTCTGATTTGTATATTCAGTCAGGATACAGTATCTTACAGGAAAATCTGGaagagtttattttcttaaacctAAGTGAAATATACATATCATTCACTTGCTGATTCCGATACCCAGCACAGTTCCTTACTTCTTCTCTAGCTTTTCTGGATCTCATTTTCACTCCTACTGAGGCTCAGAAATAATACCCCAAAGTGAAGGTCtcagaagcagcctcagaagcaaagTTTCTCTCTGGCCTTCTCCTGCTCTGCTGTTTGTCACCCCTCATCTCCTGACGGAGccccttttccccaaagccagccataaaatttgaaaatatgacTCTAACTTTCCCTCACCTTTGTGTGTAAGAACTGAATgggccataaagaaattctctaACCTACCTTGTTTGATTGCAGATATTAAGACCCCCATTCCAAAAAGAGCTCGGCCACATACCCAAGAGGAAAGAATGGTGCATGGAGAGACCAAGAAGTATCTGACCAGAAGGGCCTTGCTGGGTTCCCCTACTCAGAATATTAGCATTAGATGATGCCCTTTTTATCTAATCACATTTCTACTCAGCTGTCCATTCTTCATGGAACATAAGCACAAAAAGGGATAGTTTTTTCCTGtactttgggtcttcattttgaAGGCTTCCATAGTTATACAAATCTATGATTCAATACATGTGTTATGCTTctctcttgttaacctgtcttttgttataggcaTGTCAGCTGTGACCCTTTTGATAGGAAGGAAAGAGATCACACTATTTCTGCCCCTATAGTTTTGGTGATGAAGATGGGATGCCTGAAGCACCTGACTCACGTACTGATGAGGTCCTGGTAAAAGACTGATAAAGAACTTGCTAATAAAGGTAAGAATTTTTACCAAGGTCAGTTCTGAATTTCTGCTTGTAGTGTCTGGTCAAGAACTAAAGGtcaaaatttctctttatttcttcctttccaaatgcAGGTCATCAGGAGATCATTTGTTGGAATTGTTCTCTTGTGTAAATTTGGACTTATGGGACCCATTTGTTATTGATCCTATCCCTTCAAAAGACAGCTGtcgttttgttgttttgtgtccTGAGAACCTGACTTGGCTTGCTGCCTGTCAGGACACTCTTCAGTCTGTGCAGGGGGCCAATCCAAAAGTTGGAGGCTCCCATTGGAAGCTTACATATTGACTATTGCTACCTCTCAAGACgtctaaatttttctttcttgtggctATCTTTAGAGGTGGCTCTGAATTTTGAGAGGACTGCATCTTGGCATTTCTTTGAAGATGTCTCATGCATCCTTGGTGAAGTCATAAAAGGCTTGGTTTTTGTTCTGAGGCACTTCTTAGGtgtctttgttttaaaagaaaagagaaaaaaaaagaaagtttcaaacATTAGAAATATTGATTGTTTGTTCTTGCTGAAATCCGATAAGTGagtttaaagtaattttaagacCTCTGTATTCAATTATTAGCTTAATTTAAAGCTGATATCAAGGCTACCATTTTTTAAAGGTCTTTCTGATTTTCTCCTTGTGATCTTGTATATCCCATGtaaactttttttctgtaaactcaagtcttttaaaattatatatttgaatcCTCTGTTTGCTTCCTTTCTTGTAGGCAGGAtttttgctggaaaaaaaatgtataacttCATTGGCCTTTTGTAGAAGCTTAAGACCTCCCCAGTCTGGCCCCTCTAAGACTTGTTCTTCCATTTACTTCTGcccctccttccttctgccaCTTTCAATCTTCCATCTAGGTCTCTCTTATCATCGACAAGCCCCTGCCTCTGCATTTGgtggtcagtggatggaaaactACTAAGCAAAAATGTCAGAGTTCTGTCAACCACATATAGGGATGTAGAGAAGACTTCTAGAAAGCCCGCTATTCCTCgaagaatgaaaaaacaaaactgttgcCACAGACGCCCCATTACATAGAGTCTCCTGTCTTTCTCATGAAGCCCCAAGAGTCATGGGTAGGTTCTTCTCATGTCTGGAGCTCTGCTCTCCCTTGCCTTGAGTTCCCTGATCTCTTTGGCTTTTGTGGGTATCAAGGGTAACTTCACACTGTGAGAGAGCCACCTACCTGCCAAGACCAGAGACAGTGGCCAAGTTTGTTCTCTGTATAAGTCTGTCTCCTTCCAGCACCTTTTTCTTCAGAGCTAAAAAGCGGCACTTTCCTGGAAACAACTGACCCAAATTCTGGAAGGAAcccatttctttaattttcatatcTTAGAGAGGGAAAATTCTCCCCGCTTCAGGCAGGACACGTCCTCTTTGGACAACGGGCAGTTCTGGGGAGAGAAAAGGTCAGGATGTGTACGCTGCTTCCAGCCTGTGCAGCCTCCCAGGACCTCCTGACTCGTCCCTCCCTCTGCTTACTGCAGGTCACATGGAGGTGAGAGCCATCCCATCTGACTGTGGCACTTCAAGGGAAATCCAGAAAACTCTCCTGTTTGAAGGTACATTAACTCTTTAGAGTAAGTTGACAGTTTTAcaaatttattcctcctatcagATCATTCCTTTCAACTTTATAATTGAGAAAATTTTTACTCTCCCTTTGAATAAGGAATGAGCTTGCATCAATTCCACCTCGATTCAATAGTTAGAGAGAGCACTGACGTAAATTAAGAAACTTCAGAGAATGCAGTGATTGCCACAGGTGTCAACAGGGTAGACCAGAGAGGCATCCTGACAACATCGCAATTAAGGACGTAATAAGGAAATATGTGTGAATTGTGCACATGTCCATTGCTCAGCTAGCAGGGCAGGGGTTCAGTTTAGCACGGATCTGTCAGTTGTGTGACTCAGGTTGGAGACCCAACCATTACATTATTTCtcttctgttcctgagttagagGGTCCTAATTTACATGTTAAACCATTTTGCCTTTCCTCCTCCACCACTTGTAGCGCACGTAATGCACTGGAATAAGCTGAAAGAGCCAGCAGTAGCCTGAGAACTTGGAAGGAGGACGGAGATGTTTAAGTCATAGACATCAGTGTCAGGTACTCAGGAGATGGAACAATACCAACGAGCAGCATTAAGTCAACTGTTCAGATCATTCCTATCAGGAGGGAAGATTGAAGTGGATGCTGAGAACACAGAGTTCTATTGAGCTGTGGCCAGCATCGTGTCCATGGCATGGGTAACACGGACACCACAGCAGCCTGCAGAGTACAGGGAGAGATAGGGGTTAACCCACTTCCAGATGCAAACTTCTATTTTCTCCCTAGAACCTAGCATGTCATCACAGTGCAGGGAAAATTATTCATGGAACCAATGCAGTCCAAGGGATCTCTTAAGTTCTGCTCACAATGCAGCTTCCTTTAAAGACCAACAATACGAAGACAGTTCTTGAACAGAAGGGTCACAGGAAGACCCTCCAATAACATCATTTCATTCGATGTCATATCCTTGTAACATTGATGAGAGAAGAAACTGACTCCCCACCAGGGCCTTTtctgtgtggagtttgcatgTTCTCCCCATGCCTGCATGAGTTTTCTCCAGGtacttcagtttcctcctgtATCCCAAATATGTGCATGTTAAGTTAATTGGTTTGTCTAAATTTCTCCAGTCTcagtgagtgcgtgtgtgtgtgtgtgtgtgtgtgtgtgtgtgtttgaatgtgCCCTGTGATTAAATAGCTTCCTGTCCAGTGGGGGTTTCCTCCTTACACCTGATCTGTGAGGATAGGTTCCTGCCCCCCTTGACCCTGAAACAGAATAAGTggatttgaaaatgaataaatgaatgaatgaatacaaatgattgcaaaacaaaaattcacaaagCATATGACACTTATACAGATGCACAACGATGTATGAAAGTGCTCAGCGAGCCCATCATATTTGTTCCTGTTTGTTTTGGAACTGCTTCATTGTAATAGGTGTTCCTTACAATTTTcactttgtaaacttttttttaaatatatcttcctATTACTATGATGGGAAAATATCATTTATTGTAATGCCAACCGTAGACAACAATACACAGCCAAAGACAACCATACTCAGCAATGTGACCGAGCCTGTAGTTAAAGCCAGACTTTCATTGGCAAGCAGCCCTCTAAAAGCATTCATTGTGTGTTGCAGTTGTAGCAGTGAGACAGCAAAATGCCTAACATAACGAACTCCATTTTGTTTATGGGGCCTATGCCCATTCCTGCACATAGGTTGGGATTATTTTAGAGCACCGAGATAATGTGCAAAAACAACAGTCatgtagttttaaaaactaaCTCTGGTATTCAAGAAGAAAGATGTAAACAACTAACTATGTTTCATTAAAGACTGTAGGAGCATTGTGACCTGACCAAGAACAAAGAATTTTCCAACCTCCTTGGACCCTCGCTGATGCCCAGATGTCTGCTGTTGAAGGTCTCCTTTAAATCCTGACACCTTCCTCTTCTGCCTGCCCTTAACATAAAAAGAGCCTGAAATTTGTACTCTCTTAAGATGGTATTTTAAGATGCTAGTCCACCATCTTCTCAGTTTGCTGGCTTTCCTAATGAACCTGCTTCCCTGATCCCAGCAACTATCATCTCTTGAGTTTGGTTTTCAAAGGGTGAGCAGCTGCACCTGGGTTCAGTTACACTGTCCAGGAATACCTGAagctgcgtaatttataaagaaaaaaatgtttatttggccCACAATTCTTCTACCTGGAAGACTGGGCAACTGGTGAAAGCCTCAGGCTGCTTAGATGCTATATAGTTTAGATGTTTGTTGGGGACAACTTAGATCTCTATAGTTTACATAGTAAGCAAAGTTTGGTAGTTATTAGTGAATGAGCTTCTCTAGTGCTTTTCTTCTTCTAGGATATATTTGTTCAGGTTCATGTGGTTATGCTTCCCTGGGGACTCAAGATTCAATTAATATGGACAAGGctctttctttcattaatttattttatttttggagacagagtcttgctctgtcagcctgcctgaagtgcagcggcacaaGCTCGGctgactgtaacctctgcctcttgggttcaagcgattctcatgcctcagccttccaagtcctgggattacagacatgccccaccacacctggctaatgttttttttttttttttgtattttaagagagatggggtttcaccgggttggccaggctggtctggaactcctgagctcaagtgatctgcctgcctctgcctcccaaagtgctggaattacaggtgtgagccaccccgcccagtcCATTAGTTTGTTACTAGAGAAATACAGGTTGTGCTAATACCTCTAAGAGGaattccattatttttttttcaggtgcATGTGgaaattttaatatcaaaataatgTTATTTCCTCAGTATCACCTCACTCGCAAGGTATTTATTGCATCAAGTCATTCCGTAAGTGTAGGCTCAGCATATCCTGATGATTTTAGAACTCCTTCCCAAGGAGGACCTTGCTTCTTTGTTGCCAAAATATTAAATCCCCGTGACTCTTGCTCTTGCCCCTAGAGTTTTGTGTGAAGAAGTATTTGCTCCCAGTGGTGACCCCCTCATCTCCTGACCCAGATCCTAGATACCAAAAGTCTCAACAGCCCTAGAAGGCTGACTgcaaagatttgttttgtttaagcAGATAAGGGAATTATCCTATtgtgattattttatcttttgtagttaaataattttaactttgcCAAGTACAGCTTTTATTCTTCAACTCTTTTGCTATCTTCAACTCTTTTAAACTATGGAACAGTTTTATGCTTGAAATTTCTGAGCTAGGCACAGAAGACTCAAAGGTAATGTTTCTCTTTAGAGGCTCATATTGCAGAAACTGGTGACCCTCAGTTGTTCACCAGTTCAGTGTGATCTGTTAAAGTTCCTTGATCCTCTGTCAACGTGAAACTTTGATGGTGCAGGGCAGTGAGCCCCATGCTATCATGTTAAACAGTAATAGCCGTCTTTCCTTTACTGATTTGtgattcttcattttaaatttaaagcataaaaacaaatgaatttttagAACGCCTTTTTGACGTAGTGGTTTACTGGGCAAAGTTTGTCTTGCTGCTACCACATTACATTCTAATTCATGATGAAGTAacacaaaaaaaaggaaagtaaaagaaaggcAAAAGAGCTGCAGtggttttctttataatttccaaATTTTGTGGTTTTCTTGTCTCTGACTTCAACTTTTCTAGAAAGTAATACTTGACAGTTGTTTGTAGGCAGCAAAAAAACAGAAGCCATTCTGATTGTCATGAAAGTGAAAGAAGGGAAGTGACTTTCCCCTTACCAACTACAAAGTGTAAGTTAGCAAAATTCAATGCAGCAAAAATTGGGGACGAGAGCCTCTGGCAGAGTGAAATCATGATGCCAGTGTTGAGGtgcacaaagacagaaaaatggcTGCATCTGCCAGAGGTTCTAAGAAAAGCAATTCCTGGGTCAATGGACTGAATTCAGCTTTCGAAGACAAATTACCTGCCTTTCTTTCATATAATTCACATGTGATCAGCACTGTAGAGAAGGGAGAAGTCACACCAATCAATTCCCAAAAGACTGGTAACCAGGCTGCAGTTGCTAGACAACCAACAAAGCTCTCTGGCAGGATAATGCATATTAGCCTTGCCTAAAGACTCCACCTAGTTAATAAATTTACTTAGGCAATGGAAAAATAGCCTTGAGAAACCAGGAATTAATAGAAGAGAATTGGATAATCCCAAAAGATTCTACTTTAATCTGGATGATAATATCAAAAATGATAACACGAACATTTATTGCAGGCGGAATATGGACCATCCACTGTTTTGcgattttcttttttgagacagggtctcactctgtcacccaggctggagtgcagtagtgtgatccctgctcactgcagcctgacttcctgggctcaagcaatacttctaccctagcctcctgagtaactgggaccacaagcaGGCAtgaccacacatggctaattttttgtagagaccaggtttcaccatgttgtctagattggtcttgagctcctgggctcaagcaatcctcctgccttagcctccaaatatgctgggattacaggtgtcagccactgtgccaggtcaTTTTATGATGTTTTGAAAATACTATCTCTGTCCTCTCAATAATACTATTTGGATTACACCCTTTTATAAAACTATTGAGAGAGAAATATAAATCTGCAGGATGAACTATTCTGACCACACCAATCATGCAAGGTCAAAACCTTAGGGAGAATCATTATAATGGCTTGACTGGAAGGACCCATTAAAGAAAGGGGGGGGGTAGATGTGAATTTATCAACCAAGGAGAGACAAGAGCATAAAATCGATAGAGCAGAGAGGGTGAGATGACAAAGATTCTGAGATCCATTTTGAATGTCAAACATTTGCTCTTGCTTCATAGAGCAACAAGAGGTGTGGTGTAAGTGAACTGAACTAACTACATTTAAGTTCTAAGGAAAAGTAGActaaatatattcctttttttttttttctttcctgaggtggagtctcactctgtcgcccaggcaatggtgacatcttggctcactgcaacctccgcaccctgggttcaagcgactctcatgcctcagcctcctaagtagctgggatcacaggcacctgccaccacgcccagctaatttttgtatttttagtagagacaggatttcaccatgttggccaggctggtcttgtcttctggcctctagtgatccacctcagcctcccaaaatgctgggattacaggaatgagccatcatctattgaaaaaaataaatcataaaatttaattactaatttcttcaaaaatatacTAAAACAACTCTGTTAACCCATCAACTACAAACTCCTGGAagccaatttattttttactcttgagttttcttatgtatttaagaataaagaaaaagcagtGAAGAATTTCCAGGACAACCCAATGATACAGGCTCTGAGTTTTTCCTCCTTCAGGACTCAACTGGTCAGCCTCCCCATTAAACATGTGAACTATAGAGATGTAAGATGTCCCCACCAAACATCTAAACTGTATAGCATCTAAGCAGCCTGAGGCTTTCACCagtggcccagcactttgggaggcagaggcaggtggaccacttgagctcaggagttcaagaccagcctggccaacatggtgaaaccctgtctctactaaaaataaaaataaaataaaataaatagccaagtgtggtggggcatgtctgtaatcccagctacttgggaggctgaagaatgagaatagcttgaacccgagagacagaggttacagtgagccaagattgtgccactgcactctagccagggcgagcgacagaacaagactctgtctccaaaaataaaataaattaatgaaagaaagagCCTTGTCCATATTAATTGAATCTTGAGTCCCCAGGGAAGCATAACCACATGAACCTGAACAAATATATCCTAGAAGAAGAAAAGCACTAGAGAAGCTCATTCACTAATAACTACCAAACTTTGCTTACTATGTAAACTATAGAGATCTAAGTTGTCCCCAACAAACATCTAAACTATATAGCATCTAAGCAGCCTGAGGCTTTCACCAGTTGCCCAGTCTTCCAGGTAGAAGAATTGTGggccaaataaacatttttttctttataaattacgcagctTCAGGTATTCCTGGACAGTGTAACTGAACCCAGGTGCAGCTGCTCACCCTTTGAAAACCAAACTCAAGAGATGATAGTTGCTGGGATCAGGGAAGCAGGTTCATTAGGAAAGCCAGCAAACTGAGAAGATGGTGGACTAGCATCTTAAAATACCATCTTAAGAGAGTACAAATTTCAGGCTCTTTTTATGTTAAGGGCAGGCAGAAGAGGAAGGTGTCAGGATTTAAAGGAGACCTTCAACAGCAGACATCTGGGCATCAGCGAGGGTCCAAGGAGGTTGGAAAATTCTTTGTTCTTGGTCAGGTCACAATGCTCCTACAGTCTTTAATGAAACATAGTTAGTTGTTTACATCTTTCTTCTTGAATACCAGAGttagtttttaaaactacatGACTGTTGTTTTTGCACATTATCTCGGTGCTCTAAAATAATCCCAACCTATGTGCAGGAATGGGCATAGGCCCCATAAACAAAATGGAGTTCGTTATGTTAGGCATTTTGCTGTCTCACTGCTACAACTGCAACACACAATGAATGCTTTTAGAGGGCTGCTTGCCAATGAAAGTCTGGCTTTAACTACAGGCTCGGTCACATTGCTGAGTATGGTTGTCTTTGGCTGTGTATTGTTGTCTACGGTTGGCATTACAATAAATGATATTTTCCCATCATAGTAATaggaagatatatttaaaaaaaagtttacaaagtgAAAATTGTAAGGAACACCTATTACAATGAAGCAGTTCCAAAACAAACAGGAACAAATATGATGGGCTCGCTGAGCACTTTCATACATCGTTGTGCATCTGTATAAGTGTCATATGctttgtgaatttttgttttgcaatcatttgtattcattcattcatttattcattttcaaatccACTTATTCTGTTTCAGGGTCAAGGGGGGCAGGAACCTATCCTCACAGATCAGGTGTAAGGAGGAAACCCCCACTGGACAGGAAGCTATTTAATCACAGGGcacattcaaacacacacacacacacacacacacacacacacgcactcactgAGACTGGAGAAATTTAGACAAACCAATTAACTTAACATGCACATATTTGGGATacaggaggaaactgaagtaCCTGGAGAAAACTCATGCAGGCATGGGGAGAAcatgcaaactccacacagaAAAGGCCCTGGTGGGGAGTCAGTTTCTTCTCTCATCAATGTTACAAGGATATGACATCGAATGAAATGATGTTATTGGAGGGTCTTCCTGTGACCCTTCTGTTCAAGAACTGTCTTCGTATTGTTGGTCTTTAAAGGAAGCTGCATTGTGAGCAGAACTTAAGAGATCCCTTGGACTGCATTGGTTCCATGAATAATTTTCCCTGCACTGTGATGACATGCTAGGTTCTAGGGAGAAAATAGAAGTTTGCATCTGGAAGTGGGTTAACCCCTATCTCTCCCTGTACTCTGCAGGCTGCTGTGGTGTCCGTGTTACCCATGCCATGGACACGATGCTGGCCACAGCTCAATAGAACTCTGTGTTCTCAGCATCCACTTCAATCTTCCCTCCTGATAGGAATGATCTGAACAGTTGACTTAATGCTGCTCGTTGGTATTGTTCCATCTCCTGAGTACCTGACACTGATGTCTATGACTTAAACATCTCCGTCCTCCTTCCAAGTTCTCAGGCTACTGCTGGCTCTTTCAGCTTATTCCAGTGCATTACGTGCGCTACAAGTGGTGGAGGAGGAAAGGCAAAATGGTTTAACATGTAAATTAGGACCctctaactcaggaacagaagaGAAATAATGTAATGGTTGGGTCTCCAACCTGAGTCACACAACTGACAGATCCGTGCTAAACTGAACCCCTGCCCTGCTAGCT is from Macaca mulatta isolate MMU2019108-1 chromosome 15, T2T-MMU8v2.0, whole genome shotgun sequence and encodes:
- the LOC710528 gene encoding interferon alpha-1/13, whose protein sequence is MALPFALLMALVVLSCKSSCSLGCDLPETHSLDNRRTMMLLKQMSRISPSSCLMDRHDFGFPQQEFDGNQFQKAPAISVLHELIQQTFNLFTTKDSSAAWDEDLLDKFCAELYQQLNDLEACVMQQERVGETPLMNADSTLAVKKYFRRITLYLTEKKYSPCAWEVIRAEIMRSFSLSTNLQERLRRKE